The proteins below are encoded in one region of Sedimentibacter sp. zth1:
- a CDS encoding S8 family serine peptidase, producing the protein MKKIASFYIVVSIIIEIFSKNISCASVDNKEIQEYVVAVIDTGVDYNHEDLKNNMWQNNTTLDGIHGYDFMNDDDDPYDDLGHGTHCASLILSEAEKYGLKQKVKIMALKYMDESGGGMFKNAIDAYRYVIAAKKQGVNIVAISNSWGGTDNPVELENIIIEAGKMGILSISSAGNTAQNLDVEKSFPAGYQLPYNIVVSASTEENMLATFSNYGKLTSHVATLGTNRIAAYNQDAYIPSFANSNYKYFDFENKELPNWGNNIRISEEEAFEDKNSLRWDIKITPTDEFYIEKLEESSYTNMLTIDLEKKVDNTYFGMSYKVKSKPDNLMACYVLMYDNDIWTTAGSFMLENINFWNNRYFKLKDGVTKIQIICTGVLDEASMYIDNLGIGETSGKYIRLNGTPQAVTSVVAETLYLRELFPDEPIEKIRARVIGGVNKNFKNIVVSDGVIDINKAKTNPYPVIDYIRRKDGKIEISGFFFGNSSGSITIASNMTEINSWSENKIIIMDKHYEDGFININIKTKNGLESEQKMIIISENVNWLEKAPLPIGLKDAVSVELGGMIYVMGGADYEDKPSLGVYRYDPSKDKWKTMSSLPSQEFNGCYSYGMSVATFDDSILLVVMDNMHDKNIFLNYSVENNSWSEMLFDDTPEPRAFMTISSYNDTIYFIGGIPKAKYYGRNDLAVNIWSLSEDRSTWNVSGKLGTPIYGAIAAQVEDKLVILGGRIGDIDYSDKVYIFDGLNIYDGSKLPIIGLHNENCVFSGGEKMYILTEGDIVDINGLSYDVDKDEWMQYSDRVCCGIRRGIFGTLLDNEFYVMGGELDYRILDKVNVINISDLSEKKSRTVSILIIIVSSILLIILIIYIIKIKKRFK; encoded by the coding sequence ATGAAAAAAATAGCTTCATTTTATATTGTTGTTAGTATAATTATAGAAATATTTAGTAAAAACATTTCATGTGCCTCGGTTGATAATAAAGAAATACAAGAATATGTTGTTGCAGTTATAGATACTGGAGTTGACTATAATCATGAAGATTTAAAAAATAATATGTGGCAAAACAATACTACACTAGATGGTATTCACGGATATGATTTCATGAATGATGATGATGATCCATATGACGATCTTGGGCACGGAACTCACTGTGCTTCATTGATACTTAGCGAAGCTGAAAAATATGGATTGAAGCAAAAAGTCAAGATTATGGCTCTAAAATACATGGATGAATCTGGTGGTGGTATGTTTAAAAATGCAATAGATGCATATAGGTATGTGATAGCTGCAAAAAAACAAGGAGTAAATATCGTAGCTATAAGTAATTCTTGGGGTGGAACAGATAATCCAGTAGAGCTTGAAAATATAATTATTGAAGCTGGTAAAATGGGTATATTATCTATTTCTTCAGCTGGCAATACAGCTCAAAATTTGGACGTTGAAAAAAGTTTTCCAGCTGGATATCAATTGCCTTATAATATTGTAGTTTCTGCTTCAACGGAGGAAAATATGTTAGCTACTTTCTCAAATTATGGCAAATTAACGTCTCATGTAGCAACACTAGGAACAAATAGGATAGCAGCATACAATCAAGATGCTTATATACCCAGTTTTGCAAATAGTAATTATAAGTATTTTGATTTTGAAAATAAAGAGTTGCCAAATTGGGGCAATAATATCAGAATTTCAGAGGAAGAAGCATTTGAAGATAAAAACTCACTTAGGTGGGATATAAAAATTACTCCAACAGATGAATTTTATATAGAGAAACTTGAAGAAAGTTCGTATACTAACATGTTAACTATAGATTTAGAAAAAAAAGTAGACAATACTTATTTTGGGATGAGTTACAAGGTGAAATCTAAGCCTGATAATCTTATGGCATGTTATGTTCTAATGTATGATAACGATATATGGACTACAGCTGGTTCTTTTATGTTAGAAAATATCAATTTTTGGAACAATAGATATTTTAAGTTAAAAGATGGAGTTACTAAGATTCAAATTATATGTACGGGTGTATTAGACGAGGCTAGTATGTATATTGATAATTTAGGAATAGGAGAAACATCAGGCAAATATATTAGACTTAATGGAACACCACAGGCTGTTACGAGCGTAGTTGCTGAAACATTATATTTAAGAGAATTATTTCCAGATGAACCTATTGAAAAAATACGAGCAAGGGTTATTGGTGGAGTAAATAAAAATTTCAAAAATATAGTTGTATCAGATGGAGTTATTGATATTAATAAAGCAAAGACCAATCCTTATCCTGTGATAGATTATATAAGACGAAAGGATGGAAAAATTGAAATTTCAGGTTTCTTTTTTGGAAATAGCAGTGGAAGTATAACTATAGCTTCAAATATGACAGAAATTAATTCTTGGAGTGAAAATAAAATAATTATTATGGATAAACACTATGAAGACGGTTTTATCAATATAAATATAAAAACTAAAAATGGTCTTGAATCTGAACAAAAAATGATAATTATAAGTGAAAATGTCAATTGGTTAGAAAAAGCACCATTACCCATAGGATTAAAAGATGCAGTTTCTGTAGAACTAGGTGGTATGATTTATGTTATGGGTGGTGCTGATTATGAAGATAAGCCATCGTTAGGAGTTTATAGATATGATCCATCAAAGGATAAATGGAAAACAATGAGTAGTTTACCTAGTCAAGAATTTAATGGTTGTTATTCATATGGTATGAGTGTTGCAACGTTTGATGATAGTATTCTTTTGGTCGTTATGGATAATATGCATGATAAAAATATTTTCTTGAATTACTCAGTAGAAAACAATTCTTGGAGTGAAATGTTATTTGATGATACGCCTGAGCCTAGAGCTTTTATGACTATTTCATCGTACAATGATACAATTTATTTTATAGGTGGTATTCCAAAAGCTAAGTATTATGGAAGAAACGATTTAGCAGTTAATATATGGTCTTTATCGGAGGATAGAAGTACATGGAATGTAAGTGGAAAATTAGGTACACCTATTTATGGAGCTATAGCTGCACAAGTAGAAGATAAATTAGTTATTTTAGGTGGTAGAATTGGAGATATTGATTATTCTGATAAAGTGTATATTTTTGATGGTTTAAACATTTATGACGGTAGTAAATTGCCTATCATTGGACTTCATAATGAAAATTGTGTTTTTAGCGGTGGAGAAAAAATGTATATTTTAACCGAAGGCGATATAGTTGATATAAACGGCCTAAGCTATGATGTTGATAAAGATGAATGGATGCAATATAGTGATAGAGTTTGCTGTGGTATAAGGAGAGGTATATTTGGAACTTTACTGGACAATGAATTTTATGTTATGGGTGGAGAACTTGATTATAGAATATTAGATAAAGTTAATGTTATAAATATTAGTGATTTAAGTGAAAAAAAATCTAGAACAGTAAGTATATTAATAATTATTGTTTCTAGTATATTACTTATTATATTGATAATATACATTATAAAAATCAAAAAAAGATTCAAATAA
- a CDS encoding Fur family transcriptional regulator translates to MRSNSYNTKSKKIILQYLKSNTENTVTVDDIKEYLDSVENSVNVTTIYRYLNKLFKEHYIMKYTGDLGKKATYRYVGTDSACHEHLHLQCSECGKIIHLNCEYMDKMIQHISNNHDFKIKFENTILFGKCKQCELREKRKNV, encoded by the coding sequence ATGAGAAGTAATAGTTATAATACAAAGTCTAAAAAGATAATTTTGCAATATTTAAAAAGTAATACAGAAAACACAGTAACAGTTGATGATATAAAAGAATATTTAGATTCAGTAGAAAATTCAGTAAATGTTACGACTATATATAGATATTTAAACAAATTATTTAAAGAGCATTACATTATGAAATATACTGGTGATTTGGGTAAAAAAGCCACTTACAGATATGTAGGTACGGATTCAGCTTGCCATGAGCATTTACATTTACAATGTAGTGAGTGCGGTAAAATAATTCATTTGAATTGTGAATATATGGATAAAATGATTCAGCATATTTCAAATAATCATGATTTTAAAATAAAATTTGAAAACACAATTCTTTTTGGTAAATGCAAACAATGTGAACTTAGAGAAAAAAGAAAAAATGTCTAA
- a CDS encoding metal ABC transporter solute-binding protein, Zn/Mn family, with protein sequence MKQIKILLIDIMLFLSFIVITGCSNTSSYTENENIENKITVAVSLVPEKTFVEKICKDKVNIITIIPPGASPENYEPTPQQKAEFEDATIYFTIGVQTESNNILSNVSDKTRVISLEDKVSNVYNDLKIGEERDPHIWMSPKRAIVMVNAIAEEIGKIDSKNKSFYDENALKYIQELEKLDKNISETLKNIKNRKFIVFHPAFNYLADDYNMDMYSLEEEGKEATPQHLQKMIDFAKKENIKVIFYQAEIDSSQSEAFAEEINGKTMMLEPLSPNYIENLESMANTMAEAMK encoded by the coding sequence ATGAAACAAATAAAGATTTTGTTAATAGACATAATGCTTTTTTTAAGTTTTATAGTTATTACTGGTTGTAGTAATACTTCAAGTTATACAGAAAATGAAAATATTGAAAATAAGATTACAGTTGCAGTATCATTAGTACCTGAAAAAACATTTGTAGAGAAAATTTGTAAGGATAAGGTAAATATAATTACCATAATACCGCCAGGTGCAAGTCCTGAAAACTATGAACCAACACCACAGCAAAAAGCTGAATTTGAAGATGCAACAATTTATTTTACTATAGGTGTTCAAACTGAAAGTAACAATATATTGTCAAATGTATCTGATAAAACGCGAGTGATATCGCTAGAAGATAAAGTTTCTAATGTATATAACGATTTGAAAATCGGTGAAGAAAGAGACCCACATATATGGATGTCTCCCAAAAGAGCTATAGTTATGGTTAATGCAATAGCTGAAGAAATAGGTAAAATAGATAGTAAAAATAAATCATTTTATGATGAAAATGCATTAAAATATATACAAGAGTTAGAGAAACTTGATAAAAATATTTCTGAAACATTAAAAAATATAAAGAATAGAAAATTTATAGTTTTTCACCCAGCATTTAATTATTTAGCTGATGACTATAATATGGATATGTACAGCTTAGAAGAAGAAGGTAAAGAGGCAACTCCCCAGCATCTTCAAAAGATGATTGATTTTGCAAAAAAGGAAAACATAAAAGTGATATTTTATCAAGCTGAAATAGATAGTAGTCAATCTGAAGCATTTGCCGAAGAAATCAATGGTAAAACAATGATGCTAGAGCCACTATCACCAAATTATATTGAAAATTTAGAAAGCATGGCGAATACCATGGCAGAGGCAATGAAATAA
- a CDS encoding metal ABC transporter ATP-binding protein, which yields MRNAIKVENLYVDYGKTQALTGVCLEVLEGEFLGVMGPNGGGKSTLLKSILGLIPISSGNISIYGKQNNGNRNMIGYVPQFSAIDKKFPITVVEVVMSGMIKGGLHPFYRYKKSQKDTALDKLKTVGIEKLYNRQISQLSGGEFQRMLIARALAVEPKILLLDEPTASVDPSSREKIYNLLEKLNENITIVLVTHDLLAISSKIKRIACINKGIVYHGEPKLTQNVVNKLYGCPVDLIAHGVPHRVLESHEGEMNNDRCNL from the coding sequence ATGAGAAATGCTATAAAAGTAGAAAATTTGTATGTTGATTATGGAAAAACACAAGCTTTAACAGGAGTTTGCTTAGAAGTACTAGAAGGTGAATTCTTAGGTGTAATGGGTCCTAATGGCGGTGGAAAGTCTACATTATTAAAGTCAATATTAGGCTTAATTCCAATATCCTCAGGTAATATTTCAATTTATGGCAAACAAAATAATGGAAATAGGAATATGATTGGTTATGTACCACAGTTCTCAGCAATAGATAAAAAATTTCCTATTACTGTCGTGGAAGTGGTTATGTCTGGCATGATTAAGGGTGGATTACATCCATTTTACAGATATAAAAAAAGTCAAAAAGATACGGCTTTGGACAAATTGAAAACAGTTGGTATAGAAAAACTTTATAACCGCCAAATATCACAACTTTCAGGTGGAGAATTTCAACGTATGTTGATAGCAAGAGCTTTAGCTGTTGAACCAAAGATTTTATTGTTAGATGAACCAACGGCTAGTGTAGACCCAAGTTCAAGAGAAAAAATTTACAACCTATTAGAGAAATTAAACGAAAATATAACTATAGTTTTGGTTACTCATGATTTACTAGCTATATCTTCTAAAATCAAGAGAATAGCATGCATTAACAAAGGAATTGTATATCACGGTGAACCGAAATTAACACAAAATGTTGTCAATAAACTTTATGGTTGTCCTGTTGATTTGATAGCCCATGGCGTTCCTCATAGAGTTCTTGAATCTCACGAAGGAGAAATGAACAATGATAGATGCAATCTTTAA
- a CDS encoding metal ABC transporter permease — protein MIDAIFKYQFLQNAVIASLLVSIVCGMIGVIIVEKKLVMMSGGIAHTAYGGVGLGYLLGFEPIIGAIGFSVLAAFGIGFVNRKGGSASDVIIAMFWSLGMALGIIFIGLVKGYPPNMNSYLFGNILSVTKLDLKLMISMTIIVSTLILVFYNDWKAYLFDEEFATIIGIKTTFLEYLLLVLVALTVVVLIRVAGIILVIALLTAPAAVAGLLSNNFKNRMIYAILIGILVCFIGLWISYLNNIASGATIIIVLVSMYTVTYIIKTLVDKIKKV, from the coding sequence ATGATAGATGCAATCTTTAAATATCAGTTTCTACAAAATGCAGTTATAGCTTCTCTATTGGTAAGTATAGTATGCGGAATGATAGGTGTTATAATAGTTGAAAAAAAACTTGTAATGATGAGTGGAGGTATTGCTCATACAGCATATGGTGGGGTAGGATTAGGATATTTACTAGGATTTGAACCGATAATTGGTGCTATTGGATTTTCGGTATTAGCAGCGTTTGGAATAGGGTTTGTTAATAGAAAAGGTGGTTCAGCTTCAGATGTTATTATAGCAATGTTTTGGTCCTTAGGCATGGCACTTGGTATAATTTTTATTGGTTTAGTGAAAGGTTATCCACCAAATATGAACTCATATTTATTTGGAAACATACTTTCAGTTACAAAATTAGATTTGAAATTGATGATAAGTATGACAATTATTGTTTCTACACTGATTTTAGTGTTTTATAATGATTGGAAGGCATATTTGTTTGATGAAGAATTTGCAACAATTATAGGAATAAAAACTACCTTTTTGGAGTATCTATTGCTTGTCTTAGTGGCTCTAACAGTTGTGGTCTTAATAAGAGTAGCAGGAATAATACTTGTCATTGCACTTTTAACAGCTCCGGCAGCTGTTGCAGGACTATTATCGAACAATTTCAAAAATAGAATGATATATGCAATACTTATAGGCATATTGGTATGTTTTATAGGATTATGGATATCGTACTTGAATAACATAGCATCTGGTGCAACTATAATAATAGTGTTGGTAAGTATGTATACAGTTACTTATATTATAAAAACATTAGTCGATAAAATAAAAAAAGTTTAA
- a CDS encoding FtsK/SpoIIIE domain-containing protein codes for MKILKDIDIIIGISEKIEGVNNSFKFSNDGDVHGLIYGNSGTGKTTLIKYIIGNLRSKHTKEDLSIYVADGKEYFKNNKFVTRYQKINDFRDTVIFYSQIKREVEKRLDKFKSVGAATYYDYNTVKAALEPEEMMPRIFVFHDDFSMESEKVNGEYIEQVYDDLQYILMLGRTAGINIIMSPRSFKGIDDKLESLFTLRIGFKSSTSLSSRLLKSGIGSSTELKNVGECYVKSFAQSQIPVKFIVPLLKD; via the coding sequence GTGAAAATACTAAAAGATATTGATATCATTATTGGTATTAGTGAGAAAATCGAGGGTGTAAATAATTCATTTAAGTTTAGCAATGATGGTGATGTGCATGGACTGATATATGGAAATTCAGGTACTGGTAAAACTACTTTGATAAAATATATTATAGGAAATTTACGAAGCAAGCATACAAAAGAAGATTTATCAATTTATGTAGCAGATGGTAAAGAGTATTTTAAAAATAATAAATTTGTTACCAGATATCAAAAAATAAATGATTTTAGAGATACTGTAATTTTTTACAGCCAGATTAAAAGAGAAGTTGAAAAAAGACTAGATAAATTTAAAAGTGTTGGAGCTGCAACATATTATGATTATAATACTGTTAAGGCAGCATTAGAACCAGAAGAAATGATGCCAAGAATATTTGTTTTTCATGATGATTTTAGCATGGAGAGTGAAAAGGTAAATGGTGAGTACATAGAGCAGGTATATGATGATTTGCAGTACATTTTGATGTTAGGTAGAACTGCTGGTATAAATATTATAATGTCACCTAGATCATTTAAAGGAATAGATGATAAATTGGAGTCTTTATTTACTCTAAGAATAGGCTTCAAAAGTTCAACGTCACTCTCAAGTAGGTTACTAAAATCAGGCATTGGTTCAAGCACAGAGTTAAAAAATGTTGGCGAATGTTATGTTAAGTCATTTGCACAAAGCCAAATACCTGTTAAATTTATAGTACCATTGTTAAAAGATTAA
- a CDS encoding ABC transporter permease, translating into MIKFIFKRIIRSIPVIILVMVLSFFIIHLMPGDPIRTMLGDKAPQEQILSMQKELNLDKPIIQQFFIWTNQIFHFDLGTSIFWKEPIIDIILKRIEPTMILALIAIVISILIGLPTGLLAAKKHGKFFDKFFSVLSLISISLPAFWIAIILIQLLCVKISIFPVSGYHRIADVGLLTSLYELLLPGIILGIMHSGQIARMTRTTMLDVLEQDYLRTARAKGVKEKQVINIHAFINALLPIVMIVGFSFANLLGGAAVIEQLFNIPGTGNLAITAILSRDYPLIQGTLLFVAVIFIIMNMIVDIICGLINPKTRCE; encoded by the coding sequence ATGATTAAATTTATATTCAAGAGAATTATTCGGTCAATTCCAGTTATAATTCTTGTAATGGTTTTATCTTTTTTTATAATACACCTAATGCCAGGTGATCCTATACGAACTATGTTAGGTGATAAGGCTCCTCAAGAACAAATATTATCGATGCAAAAAGAGTTGAATTTGGATAAGCCTATAATCCAACAATTTTTCATATGGACAAATCAAATATTTCACTTTGATTTAGGTACTTCAATTTTTTGGAAAGAGCCAATCATTGATATAATATTAAAAAGAATTGAACCAACAATGATATTAGCTTTAATTGCTATAGTTATTAGCATATTGATTGGTTTGCCAACTGGTTTGTTGGCAGCTAAAAAGCATGGCAAATTTTTTGATAAATTCTTTTCAGTATTATCATTAATTTCAATCTCATTACCTGCTTTTTGGATTGCAATAATATTAATACAATTATTATGTGTAAAAATCAGTATTTTCCCTGTTTCAGGTTATCATAGAATTGCAGATGTAGGATTACTAACTTCACTTTATGAACTGTTACTTCCGGGAATAATTTTAGGTATTATGCATAGCGGTCAAATAGCTCGTATGACTAGAACTACAATGCTAGATGTATTAGAACAGGATTATTTGAGAACTGCACGTGCCAAAGGAGTAAAAGAAAAACAGGTCATTAACATTCATGCATTCATAAATGCGCTATTACCTATAGTAATGATTGTTGGTTTTAGCTTTGCAAATTTGTTAGGTGGTGCTGCTGTTATTGAACAATTGTTTAACATACCTGGTACTGGTAATCTTGCTATTACAGCAATACTAAGCAGAGATTATCCACTAATACAAGGGACACTGCTTTTTGTTGCAGTAATATTTATAATTATGAATATGATTGTGGATATAATTTGCGGTCTAATAAATCCAAAGACAAGGTGTGAATAG
- a CDS encoding ABC transporter permease has translation MMKKYLKFTNPYIRVGIVLIIIPIFLAIFVPVLAKYDPSVVNPLNRLQSPSLEHLMGTDDLGRDVFSRTLFGIRTSLIIGFAVTLISLFIGVFTGIVAAYYPITSGIIMRFIDGIMAFPTIIFAIALAGVLGSGITNIIVALAVSYFPMITRITRNAVLEVKEMEYVKSTISIGKNDLYIIFKCILPNIISPIIVQTTFTFAMAILNESILSFLGVGIQVPLPSLGGMVNDGRNYMMIAPWIIVFPGLTISWIVLALNIIGDGLRDFFDPKH, from the coding sequence ATGATGAAAAAGTATTTGAAATTTACGAATCCTTATATTAGAGTTGGAATAGTTTTGATAATAATTCCTATATTTTTAGCAATATTTGTACCAGTTTTAGCAAAATATGATCCAAGCGTAGTTAACCCTCTGAATAGATTGCAATCGCCATCATTAGAGCATCTAATGGGAACTGATGATTTGGGTAGAGATGTCTTTTCTAGGACATTGTTTGGTATAAGAACATCTTTGATAATTGGTTTTGCTGTGACTCTTATAAGCCTATTTATTGGTGTGTTTACTGGTATAGTTGCAGCATATTATCCAATAACATCTGGAATTATTATGAGATTTATAGATGGAATCATGGCATTTCCGACAATAATATTTGCTATTGCATTGGCAGGTGTTTTGGGCTCAGGCATAACAAATATAATAGTAGCGTTGGCAGTATCATATTTCCCAATGATTACAAGAATAACGAGAAATGCAGTTTTAGAAGTAAAAGAAATGGAATATGTTAAGTCAACTATTTCAATAGGAAAAAATGATTTGTATATTATTTTTAAATGTATACTACCCAATATTATTTCTCCGATTATAGTGCAAACGACTTTTACATTTGCTATGGCCATATTAAATGAATCGATTTTAAGTTTTTTGGGAGTAGGAATTCAGGTGCCACTTCCAAGTTTAGGTGGCATGGTTAATGACGGCAGAAATTATATGATGATTGCGCCTTGGATTATAGTATTTCCAGGGTTAACAATCTCGTGGATAGTATTAGCACTTAATATAATTGGAGATGGACTTAGAGATTTTTTTGATCCCAAGCACTAA
- a CDS encoding ABC transporter ATP-binding protein — protein sequence MEDLLQINNMTIEAKEKHENITIVDDISLKLKYGQTLGIVGESGCGKSITALSILGLLRNKLSITKGEIIFENANLATMNKEKLRDICGNEIGMIFQEPMTALNPLFTIGRQIIEPLRIHLKLSKKEARKRSIELLNTVGINNPEGVLKCYPFQFSGGMRQRVMIAIAISCTPKLLIADEPTTALDVTIQAQILQILKKLIKDRGMSLLLISHDLGVISKLSEQIIVMYSGEIVENDTVDNIINNPLHPYTQKLLSAATELSSDCEYLSVVNGSVPRPEEKIVGCKFSARCEYCKDICLKQRPPLTKKSTSNGLIKCWKYDSKYSLTEEN from the coding sequence ATGGAAGATTTATTACAAATTAATAATATGACTATTGAAGCTAAAGAAAAGCATGAAAATATTACAATAGTTGATGATATATCTTTAAAATTAAAATATGGGCAGACCTTGGGAATAGTTGGTGAGTCTGGATGTGGAAAAAGTATAACAGCCCTAAGTATTTTGGGGTTGCTTAGAAATAAATTATCCATAACAAAAGGTGAAATAATTTTTGAAAATGCAAATTTAGCAACTATGAATAAAGAAAAATTAAGGGATATATGCGGTAATGAAATTGGAATGATATTTCAAGAACCAATGACAGCCCTAAATCCTTTGTTTACAATAGGCAGACAAATTATAGAACCACTTAGAATACATTTAAAATTGTCAAAAAAAGAAGCTAGGAAAAGAAGCATAGAGTTGCTTAATACAGTTGGAATAAATAATCCGGAAGGTGTATTAAAATGTTACCCATTCCAGTTTTCAGGTGGTATGCGTCAACGTGTTATGATTGCTATTGCAATATCATGCACACCTAAGCTGCTAATTGCAGATGAGCCGACTACTGCACTAGATGTAACTATACAAGCACAAATCTTGCAAATATTAAAGAAATTAATTAAAGATAGAGGAATGTCATTGTTGCTGATATCACACGATTTAGGGGTTATATCTAAATTGTCTGAGCAGATAATAGTTATGTATTCAGGTGAGATAGTTGAAAATGATACAGTAGACAATATTATTAATAATCCTTTACATCCATATACTCAAAAGCTTTTAAGTGCAGCAACCGAATTATCAAGTGATTGCGAGTATTTATCAGTTGTAAATGGTTCAGTACCAAGACCAGAGGAAAAAATTGTTGGTTGTAAGTTTTCAGCACGTTGTGAATATTGCAAGGATATATGTCTAAAACAAAGACCTCCACTCACAAAAAAATCAACAAGTAACGGATTAATAAAATGTTGGAAGTATGATAGCAAGTATAGTCTAACGGAGGAAAACTAA
- a CDS encoding ABC transporter ATP-binding protein: MESRYLLEVKNISKKFTSNGRSVKAVDNISFEVYKGETFAIVGESGCGKSTTGRLILRLIDSDSGKIYFKGKNIVNMSKKDFRKIRPSMQIVFQDPYASLNPRMTVGKLIAEPVKINKKLDKLAVKQECERLIQSVGLEINDLKKYPHEFSGGQRQRIGIARAIATKPDLVVCDEPVSALDLLVQAQMLNLLKNIQKEFQFSYIFISHNLSVVKHMSDRIAVMYFGQIVEIGKTQEIFETPLHPYTRLLLNSALNIKPNNDIYNENENVIEYNNDRFSDDINCCKYINNCAYATEECLNLNNNLYKVSDTHYVSCRQYSSFK, encoded by the coding sequence ATGGAAAGTAGATATTTACTAGAGGTTAAAAATATATCCAAGAAGTTTACATCAAATGGACGCTCTGTTAAAGCGGTAGACAATATCAGTTTTGAAGTGTACAAAGGTGAAACTTTTGCTATTGTTGGAGAATCGGGATGCGGTAAATCAACAACAGGGAGACTGATTTTAAGATTAATTGATTCAGATTCAGGAAAAATTTATTTCAAGGGAAAAAATATAGTTAATATGTCTAAAAAGGATTTTAGAAAAATTAGACCGTCAATGCAAATAGTTTTCCAAGATCCATATGCATCTTTAAATCCACGTATGACAGTAGGAAAACTTATTGCTGAGCCCGTAAAGATAAATAAAAAACTAGATAAGTTAGCAGTAAAACAAGAGTGTGAAAGGTTAATTCAAAGTGTAGGATTGGAAATAAATGATTTAAAAAAATACCCACATGAATTTTCTGGTGGTCAACGTCAAAGAATTGGTATTGCGAGAGCGATAGCTACTAAACCAGATTTAGTAGTTTGTGATGAACCAGTTTCAGCATTAGATTTATTGGTACAAGCACAAATGCTAAATTTACTTAAAAACATACAAAAGGAATTTCAATTTTCATATATTTTTATATCTCATAACCTGTCAGTAGTCAAACATATGAGTGACAGGATAGCTGTTATGTATTTTGGACAGATTGTTGAGATAGGAAAAACACAAGAAATATTTGAAACACCGTTGCACCCTTATACACGTTTACTATTGAATTCTGCATTGAATATAAAGCCTAACAATGATATTTACAATGAGAACGAGAATGTAATTGAATATAATAATGATAGATTTAGCGATGATATTAATTGCTGTAAATACATAAATAATTGCGCATATGCAACTGAAGAATGTTTGAATCTTAATAATAATTTATATAAGGTTAGTGACACTCATTATGTTTCATGTAGACAATATTCAAGTTTTAAGTAG